DNA sequence from the Salvia splendens isolate huo1 chromosome 19, SspV2, whole genome shotgun sequence genome:
cgaatatcggcccttcgactccaacaagcagtacgatcccgaattcagtacggattcgtacgatctgtccgacatggagccgtctccaacccgCCGCGCCGcgccgccagaaagaagcggaaccagCACCGggcgtacaagttgccacctccggaaatgaatgaagagtacgcccccgggaggacgaactaccaaccgcatgtaaccctcgtcttggcgaggtgttgggtggatatttcggaggacccggtatttgcgaacaaccaaaagcaggttGCGTACTGGAAGCGCATccccgagcgcgtacaagcgccatagggagcagctccgcaagcactgggatcaggtgaagaagcaagtcaacctatTCTCGGCGGAGTCGAGAAGTGCTTCAGGGAGCAGGGAAACGACGAGAGTTTGAGCGATAGAgcgatgttgtcgtaccagtcattgtacggcgacttcaagcatttcaacatctgggtactcttgaaggacaagcagaagttacaaggcgggattctgccaCTGTGCCAAAGAGGACGAGGACCACCGAAGCCGGTgcttacacgagcagcgaaagcagcgcatatccggtggacctcaacctgATGATGGACGAGGAATAAGAGAGTTCCGACACACCAGTGTCCTCTTGGCGTCCCattggcgtcaaggctgcgaagaacaaggggaaggcgaaggcgacatcctcctcacAAGCCGCAGCCGCCTCCCAtagccgatcccgaccccggcgtcacttgcctacgcggagttggcaGCAGCCGCCgaccggaggacgttgttggacatgCACAATGCCCTCATGTAGTGTCAGGACCCGGcaaaagccgaatacctccaggggatgatcgatgagctgcgccgcaagttgagacttttgtagagtagtcaacttttttttcttttctaactcgtgtaaatttttttaatcaatgttgAATTTgtcgtttttaattaatcgttgtgttttataattattttgcgTTGCCCTatttaaaaacatttaaattaattaacaaaacaatagtgaaacctataggacggcctttagggcggcttatagggtACCCCACTGTAGGTGGAAGGGTAAGAGGATAAAATAATGATgcggcggtgcatagggcgccccattgctaatgctcttgctcttttctttataaataaacAAACGGAATATTGCATAAtgtaaaaactgagaaaaatatCTGTGTAGAGTAGATTGCATTATAAGAATTTGATCATCTTTAAATAATGTAGTTCTTACAACTAAGCCTCTTTTcttaataaataaacaaacgGAATATTGCGTAAtgtaaaaactgagaaaaatatATGTGTAGAGTTACTAGAGTAGATTGCATTATAAGAATTTGATCATCTTTAAATAATGTAGTTCTTACAACTAAGCCTATTTAGTGCTTTTACACAAATGTAGCTAATCAATTCAGGCCAGTTAATTGAGGTAGTTTTATTAGGCGGATAATTAAAAAAGTGACACCAAGAATACGcacaaaacaaaacacacatatatatgaaTTACAcgcaaaaattataaaatcaacCACCGACAAATCTATAATAGATATCCTGATGGTATAAAATTTCGTAAAAAGTGTAGAAGGTGGATCTAGTTTTGTAAGATTGCTAATAGTTAATACTGAATCAAGACGAATTAAACTAACgatttaatattaattgaaaattaaaactcTAATCATAACATAAGTCCAGATTAAACTTCCTaataatacaaatttaattaaaaatactcaCAGGAGACACTACGCACTATgaggtcatccgcaacgctgtctcttaacagtctcttaaccgtctcatcccttaactattcatgggccccactgtacttttcactccatcaggtgcccaatgggtgagaagagggttttattcgTGGTGCCgtaccctaaaccctaaacaggccaccgtgggtatatgccatcgaccaagtagtaccccatgtggtatcggCGCCTGTTGGAAATGAACTCGATGGCAGGGCCGTTGCCGTTGCATTGCTCGgcgaagagggtggatgagttaaggacgttgatgtcgttgttcgacccggctactcagaagtaagcatgccagatccagagccgatggtcagcgacggcttcgaggatcaaagTCGGGTGGCtacccttgtatccactagtgaattggcctctccacgccgtcggacaattcttccactcccagtgcatatagtcgatgctccctagcatcccaggaaagccgtgcgccgtctcgtgcatcttcatcaggcctaggcaatcagtggcagtcggcttgcgcaaatatgtgtcgtcgtaggcctccacaactcccctacaaaatttCATCAGGGACTCCCGGCCTGTTgtatccccgacgtggaggtactcgtcgaaaatgtccgccgtggtgccgtaggccaactgacggagtgcagccgtgcacttttgcaacggtgtaagGCCGGGCCTGCCGACGCCGTCTTCCCgatacgtgaagtattcatcacgtgacgacaacgtctggacaatgctgagaaataggtaacgcggcattctaaacctgcggcggaaaacagtcggcccccaccgtggttgatcggcaaaatagtctgcaaccaGAAGTTGGTGAGCTGCGGCGTGGTCGCGTCGGATAGACGTCCGACGTCGACTAAGCATTCCgtcatggcctcttcaacggctgcatctaagacTTCCGAGGTCTCCGAGGTCGAACTACCCGACTCCGAGGAGCTAGAACTAGTGGTGtcatcgtcgtggttcattttggtatgtaagaggtagaaatgtgagagatgagcgaaatgagagaggcgagatgttcgtatgaacaagtgaatgagaaacgaggtttaaatagacaaaaaaaaaCGCGTGTCATCGTCCCCGCCCATCGTCCaccgagcccacaatggcgcggacgattggccatcgtccgcgcttctttCGCGGATGACGCATCGGGCCACAATGGAGGCATCATCCGCGCCCAAGGACGATGGCCGCCATCGGGctccccattgtgggtgcccttaactaagagacagaacctgcaaccctcaatctcttatccgtctcttaaccatctcttaatttactattcattcaatttcattttttatttttttttctaacaaattcaattaataaaaaacacactttattaaataaaataaaaatacaacttaaatcctaaaaaaatacataaaaaaagacataatttaaaatacaattttatagaaattaaaaaaactactccgccggtgaatcatctcttgaaggcggtggcggtgcactcaagctacctggaggcggaataccaatttgtcttgccatatactcaattccggcaagatgggattggtattgtggaggcgtcatgcgggaagtgtccgccatcgtggctgtcaagtacatggacaatagggtgttcgagctcgagcccgagcccgagcccgcctggcttgattcgcctcggcccatcctccctctagccgccttggtcccttgctgccaacggcgcccacgggaggaccccccggcattgtctgccgtgccctcaacctcctgcgaggcagcctcttgtgcggtgctgcccgaaccgcccccactagacgagtattggccacccgtcgtgtgcttcgtgagCTTccaggtcgagcccgagctggaccgcacaccgccggcccacctttcctcctCTTTGACGCCCTCCCAGACATcgacatgtctgaattctttgccggtgtcATCGAAGttgactcgcaaagccgatctcagaatgtcggttcccctggctccgctttggtaatgagccgcttcgttcttgtagatgccgcagaattttttgacctccctgtcgactcggtcaaagtgagcgcggagcatcttcaatgtgcggcggcgggaccccctTGGCTtgatctcgttgtaggcctcgttgaccttttcccagaaacacttccgggattgttgattcccgacaatGGGATcttacgagacgctgatccaggcttCCTCTATCCATGTAGTCGTAGATGAGAAACATGCTCCGTTGGTGTAGACAAAAACCAAAAAGCTTGACAATATGGCGATGGCGAATCTGAGAGAGAACCTTGGCTTCATTCCTAAAAGAGGAGTCAAAAGTAGGATTATCTCCTTCAAATCTGTGAAGCTTCTTAACAGCAACAACTTTTCCGGTGGGCAGTTGGGCTCTGTAGACGCTCCCATAGCCTCCAGTTCCAATGCAGTATCTGAAGTCAAAGTCTTGTGTTGCTTCAATGATGTCTTGATAGGCGATGTTGCCATCGAAGTTCCAAATCTTGAATATGTCTCCATGTTTGGGATGAGGTGTGACTGATGCTGCTTTCTTTTCCCTTCTTTTGGAGAATATGAAATAGATTCCACATAAAAT
Encoded proteins:
- the LOC121779238 gene encoding MDIS1-interacting receptor like kinase 2-like; protein product: MSSLVTAGYGHVGHGPPEFSLLMANFLPDHHSMGHHSKSVPNLTKLEILKLDSNSLEGVFEAGIHRLPSITTIGLSRNSIHGRIPSQVGNVANAQFLNIDLSWNHLFGEIPESVSRLHGIDLSFNNLEGHIPPDVWLRFGRESFLGNLNLHLPTTPTIDVEIVYHVFFVIFILCGIYFIFSKRREKKAASVTPHPKHGDIFKIWNFDGNIAYQDIIEATQDFDFRYCIGTGGYGSVYRAQLPTGKVVAVKKLHRFEGDNPTFDSSFRNEAKVLSQIRHRHIVKLFGFCLHQRSMFLIYDYMDRGSLDQRLVEVHRICAAFAARVSTGFGGPRPLWHSGRIPPSLLDSAENRLTCFFT